ACCAACTTATTGTGTAATGCTTTGACTTAACATACTACTTTTATTGTTTCATCATACATGTAggatattttttatattttatttttgtttcctgGTAGAAATGGACTACTGGAATAAGAACCACATAAAACACATTAGGTTAGGTTATAAAATCTTAAAGGGATGGAATTTCCATTTCCTTACTTTCTTAAATTATTCATATATTtcctttatgttttctgttttcgtTCCCcaagattttcttttcctcttatTTCAGCTGAATATTTCAGCTGTAATGACCTTGAACAGATACCGTTACTGTAAAACTTTTTTCTGTTCATAATACAATTACAATGAATGGAGTCTCTGAAAAGGCTGGTTGTCATTACATGTCTCAAGGGTTTTTCTCCAATGAACGTTTGCCATCTGTCAGTTAGTGTGTTCTCTGTTTCAGGTGCTGTATGATGGGCTGTGTCCCATTTGTGTGACGGAGATCCGGTTCCTCCAGTTTCTGCAGAGAGACAAGCCTGGGAAAGTAGATTTTATCGACATCTCCCTGCCAGGCTATGATGGAGAGAAATATAAGGGTGTCAGTTATGAGATGGCCATGGGTGAAATGCATGTGATTGATGAGAAAAATGAGGTAAACTTGTATTCCACTGAACTAATGAACCAGCGCTGTAATATTCTGTGAATCAAATTGTCGTTCTGGAAGCTTTCCCAGGAAAGCTTTCACATGCCTTTCAACTAAACTCCTGTGTTTTGTCAGGTGCACTGTGGGGTCCCGGCCTTTGCAGTCATGTACAGTGCAGTGGGACTCGGCTGGTTGGGCCGCTTCATGATGTGGCCTCCTGTCAGACCGTTTATGGATAAATCTTACACCATCTTTGCCAAAAACCGCTTAAAGTGGACTGGACGCGGGGACGAGTGCACCACCGGACgctgtgaaaagaaaacaaactgactcatacccacagaaagaaaaaggttgTTTAATAAGTCACTTAACTGTGAATAAGAACCACATAATGGTTTGTCCTGTTAAACCATCAGGTGTGTTATAAATATGTCTGAGAAGAGTCCAAGAGTATTTCTAGCAGAAGGAAATATTTGCTGCAtgattaactgttttttttgtaaagccatCAGTTCAACACAGAGTTTCTCTCCTTAAAGACTGTTGAGTAAACATCTACTGAAACAATattcaaaaaatgtctttgtttatttttgataaaCTCCAATCCACAAGGAACAAGGTTCTTCAATCCACTATAAACGGCCCTGAATAATAACAAGAACATTGTGCTAAATTTTAGCTCCAACATTAACATCCTGAAAGCATGTCCAAACAGCAGAGGTGGATGGTAGCAAATTACATTTACTCGCATTCctgtaattgagtagttttttttgtgtactcgtacattaagtattttttaaaatctgcaatTTTACTGTTACTtaagtttgatttgtttgtacATTATAAATCACATCTGTTGCttggtaaaaaagaaaatgtagacCTAAATAAAAACTAACGGAAAAAAATTGCCTGAGAAACAACTGCAGTGTCAACTTCCACTAAACACCacagaataaaaataacaaccACTGCAGTTTTAAAACATCTCGAACGCCCCTTGTACTTAGATTTTGGTCTTCCTTGGGTCATTTAGGGAAAATCACAACACTTCTGACCTTGaccagttttgttttgtatatttgtagTATATCTGTTGTTGGTGTTTGTTGgtgaagaaaagaaaggaaagagatTCTACAGAATCCACTTTGAAAAAGTTTTATGGTGGGTCTCAACTCAAATGACACATTATACCTCCCTAAgggttttaaatgttgtgtcgacttcttttattttgttattgcctttaattaaaaacaacttgtttgaGATTTAAATCCTCTTCTCCTGTTACCCTACACAGGAGAGATCTATTGTTTTACAAAGTAACTTATGTAAAAACAAGCTTCTTTtcacttttacttgagtatgtttttgtaatttttatttgtagtaaAATTTCATCAAAGTAATgctacttttacttgagtagaatatttTAGTACTCTTTCCACCTCTGCCAAATAGCAAAGGTTATTTTACAGATCATGGACCAATTGCATTCATTAATATTATAATTGATGTCTGTTCGGATTTAGAAAGCTCATTTTGGTATAAATTAGTATGTTTCTTCTACCAACAACTCTTAAGATGACAAATGAgcagacaaaatacatttgactgaaacattttgttttgaagcCACACCATAAGTGAAAAAGCTTTACTCCAAAAGCGCGAGCGTTGTGATGTGCTGTGTATAAAACATGTCACGCTTTGACAAATATACAATACAGAGAAAATCGCTGAAGCAAAATGCAGCCAATTTCCCGTCACACAGATCGGATTTCTTTCAAAAACAGATTGAGAACAAAAGTGTCAGGAAGCTGCCACTAGATGTCATTCTAAGTCTGAAATAATAACAGCTGTGAAGGTGAAAGTGTTCTTAGGAATTATTATTTCTACTGGCAGCCATACATTCTGACAAGATAATGACTGCCTTTGTTCATCGAAGGTTGCCATGTCTCCTGAGGTTGCCAGGTTTTTTTTCAGCGTGTAAACAATTTTCTGACAACAAAGGGAACCTGAGAGAAATGCAGACTGAACTTCATGACACTTTTCATTAGTTTTACCCTGCATTAGTAACTTATTTAGGTCGGTGGTGGTGTCCATCTCAGAGGAGGCTCTGAAGTGAGCGTGTGTAATCAACAGTGCAGAACAGCTTGTGCTTGTTAAAGGTATTATTGTGGGGCTTTAAGGACAAGTGATATTTACAAAACATACTCTGTTCCTCACTGCAGAGGCTGTTTAGATGTATTTACAACCccttttttcttacatttctctttttattttgcacaatCAAAATGATGAAGGTAAGTCTTGAAATTTCACCCTAATAAAACGACTGGGTAATTATTTAtatagagaaaaataaaatactttgtaCCTAGTGTTTGCACAAGAGAAAGTGGAAAACTGATTTATAACTTTGTGTTTTAGAGCGATGTAAATGACAAAATGTATGATGAATATCGGTTACATTATGTATGTAACTGGATATGAAGACCTTTGTTGGTATTTACAATGATTTTTTATTCTATCATTCATTTTCTAATGACAaacctgttttttaaataaatagaaacaatacaaatttattttttaaaaaacaagaagaaaggtATACATTTTGCAAAACAAACTCTCTAAAGACAACTTTTTGCAcagttgttattgttttgatcacatgTACCTTTTGGAAACTGTCCACAGCTTCCAAGAATTACAGAGCAGGTGACCAGTTTGACAGCTCCTTCTGGTTtggagggatgtgtgtgtgtgtgcgcgtgtgtgtgttagtgttgtGACATAAGAAGAAGCTAACTCCAGCTCGCTGAGACCCTTAAGTTATCGCCCCCCTCCCCTAATTTTAGACAAGTGTTTCCAGTCTGGCATTCGGCAGAGGAAGCACATGACCTTAAGCTTGTGTGGCCTAACAAAGCATTGGCCGTGCTTGTCCCCCTCCCAGCCCAGCTCAACCAATGAGATTAGAGTACTGCAGGAGAAAACAGGACTGAATGAAGTATCAAAACACAGTGGAAATAGTACTTCTGACAGTTGTCAAAAGAGGGGTCTGCATTTCAATAACAGAAGCTTTGCTGAAGAAGATTGTGAACACAGAAGAACTAGATGTTTGGTGACAGGTAAATCTTCAGTGACTGTTTTAATTAGACATTTTCTGTCAAGGTTAGAGGAGCCTTAAGCTGCTTTGGTTCATGACCTTCCCCCACTTACCAGGAAAGTAACCACAGTAGATGTTTTGTTATTGCATACCCACGTTTGTTACTCCTCTCTTTCTGAAGTAGTCACAAAAAGGGGTGAATGGATGCATCATATTTTCACATAGTCACACGGCGCTTTTCTATTCGTTAAGGATAAAAGAGCAACTAAGGACAAAGCTGACTGTATTCTCACATTTCCAGGCGACATTGCAGACATACCTTTCTCTTGGCAGAATGTGCAGAGTGATTCACAAGCTATTTGGACTGACGTATTACATCTGAGGTTTCCCTCAGAGTTAAACTGTGGAAATCAAAGGTTGTTGTGGAAcataatgtttgaacacaatCTGCTCCCTCTGAACTCTCCAGTAATAGTTACATGTTTATAGAGGTGACAATGTGTTCCTGCTCCACATAGGCATGCAGTTAAGATATTAATAACCAAACTGACCTGATTCTTGGACactttgatttgtgtgtgtttgtgtgtgtgagtgtctgtccTTACTGTTCCGAAAGGTGACAGGCTACATTGGACttgaaatacatgtttttagCCATGCTAGCAGCTTTGAGGTATGCCATGTTGGGCTGTTAGTTGGCCTTGTAGACATACCTTTACAACTATTGCTTAGATTGTCATGTAACTTCTTAAAGAAATTCAAGGTGCCCAGATAGTGAATCCTGTGGACTTCTGTGATGGATGACATACTTCATTCTTACTGCAAAATTGACACATTGTTAAACTGATTATTGTGAGATTTGGTCCATCTATTCATGTTGCTGAGGAATCCTCTGGACTTTATCCACTTGTGATACCAACAGGTTAATTCATATCTTGTTCAGTACagcatatatatttttttatttgactggaATACATTTTTGTACACACACTCATGGTTATCAGGTTACTTCTCCGACTGTCCGACTGATTTCTTGACTTTCCTCTTGTGTCGCCATGCAGCATGTTGACATTGTTGGTTCTTATTGAGTGTTTCTATAACCACTGGTGTTATTGACTACAGAATAAAATGTCATTGTCAAAATTGTCTTTtacaaaaatgacaattatCATCAGGTAAACATTGTTAAATACTCACAGACACATGTTTACAGTACAGGCTAACACTGTAAACTAAGACGAACCTGCTAAACATTATACAGGTTAAAACATCAGCATGCTCGCATTGTTGCTGTGAGCATGTTTGTATTGTGATTTAGCATTCAATCCAAGAAGACACCACTGTCCCAAAACCAAATTCAATGAGATGCTAGTATGGCTGTGGTCCATTTGTTTTaacacataatttttttttcctcttctagATTTTAGATGAAAAGGCTGCTAAGGTCTAAATCAATGCAAGCTGAAGATTGACATTTGGACTTTGATTGATTGCTGCTCACAACATCGGGTCAAACATGGGTCGCTACCTCAGCACCAACTCATGTTCAATTTCTTTGAACAAGACTTGGAGGTCATACTGCAAAATTAGGTACCTAATGAGCCTTCTCAGAAAGCACCCTCGTCTCACTAAAGCACCACTCTGTCTGGACCTGCACGGAAATTCACCACTGTCACCTCGTCATCCTTCCACATTTATAAGAAATGCTACTCTAAAaagtttaaatcaaaatgatagAGGCTCTACATCTTACCTCTTCCTCAGAGATTTTACCAAAGGAGTGAAACACCTTCAGGTTGTGCGTTTTTACTCCTCCTCAAACAGGAACACATTCAAAGCTGAAGCTCCAATTGGGATCTTAGACGAGTCTCAGAGCAATTTAAATTTGAGCTCACTTGGAGCACGTCTTGGTCAATCATTTAACCGATTGTCCAGACACATTAACTATTATTTCAAGAACAGGGAAGTTTTACTGTCACCAGAAAATGCCACTCTTATTGTAGCGACTCCAGAGTACGTTGGCAGGTCACAGAGGCGAAGTCAAAGCCATTGGGCAACAAGGGAGCGCAAAAAAACTGAGGGCAAACGGACAACGCAAACTTTGACGCGCGAGGAGGAACAGAAGAGCTCTGGAACAGCTTCTTCAGCACATAATTATTCAGGACTGCAgctttttcacatcagctcTTTGGCGACAACATTCGGTGAAAGCTACAGCTACGTTGCTAATCACATTAACACAGCCTTCTCTCGAGGTTTCGCAATGGTTCAAACACAGGAGACATCTGAAACATTATCTCCCACTAGAGGGACTACGAGGAGGCTAAAAATGAGAAAAGTACCAAACTCTATCATCCTGAGCTCAAAAGAAGCTGAAATCTCTCAAGGGACATCTGATGCTAATCAGGTAGCTGCGGAGCCCAACAGTCCTTCGAGCAGCTGGGAGGAGGGTTATCTTCAGTTGGCAAGACACATCAATAAATACTTTGGTGCCAAAGTTACTGGTCACACGACGAAAGAACAGCTTCAGGTTGAAAATAATAGCACTTACAAAAAACACCTTTCAACAAAATCTAACTCGCAATCTCAAGTTCCCTCATCACAACAGAAGCAAGATGAACCTATCGTCCCTGAAGGTGGAGGCCTTTTCCACAGCAGCAGTAATGACACTAACTTTGGGGAGAACTTTTTCCAAATGGCAGGTCACATCAATCAGTATTTCAAGGGTCCAAGTGGATCAGAAGAGGACATTGATAGAGATCTCCTACTAGAGCTGGACCCTGGATCTGCTACCCCAGAGGGACTGAAGATTGTGACGCTTATGGACTGCCTTCGCCACCCGACAAGTGCCATCCCCGACTTGCTTGGCGCTTATCTTAACCCAAGGGCCCAGACCAAGTCAACATCTGCGAGAACTTCACCAGAGAGAATATTGAACAAAAAGGTGAGTTGAGGTAAAATGTTGAGTAGCATCACTTTGAACCAGAATATGAAAAACTAAAAGTATTGAAAGAATTGCTTGTTAGCATAAAAGCTACACAGTCTGTTTCTTGTAGCGTTAGCTTAACACATAAAATGAAATCAAGATGTTACGAGTAATGTCTGGTTGTTTATTTCCAGTTTTTCTTGAGTCACAGGCGGGCAGAGGAAATGACTCAACAATTAATTGGCGCTCTGGTACAGGCTTCTACTCCTGAAGCTCTGACTGCCTGTGTGGACACACTGAATGAACATCTCATCCGTTACCCATCATGCAAAGCTGTAATGTGGCAGGTTTGTTGAAGTGGAACAATCACACTTTCCAAAGGTTTTATCAACTCATTTAACCCAAGTGAGTTCTTAAAGATGTCTCTGTTTCCAGGAGAAAATAGCAGTCACACTGTTGAGAAAGCGACGGGCTCACAGAGATAACCTGATGCTTCAGAGCGCCTTGAGAGAAACTTTGGCGCTAATCGGTTATCTTGATCCAGTCAAAGGTCGGGGAATTAGAGTGCTCTCCATTGATGGTGGTGGCACAAGGTAACAAGAAAACTGATGATTAGTTAATGATATGCCACTAACAATTCTGATTTCATGCTGTACACGTaaccatgatttttttttggtgtttaattgtttttgactttattaaccaaaatatatatatatagcttaCTGTCATATAAGACAGAAGTTTCAAAAGGTGGAAAGGAGGTAATTATTGTAGTTTTTACCTGAAGGATTAAGCAATACTACCAATGATTAGCTACagtattgttttctgtttactgCCGAGTAAATTTATCTTCTAATCATTTAGAACAACAAATCCCTGAACCATGTTTGAGACGATCACTGTGCTTAGCTATTGTATATATAATTCCATATTTTATATCTATGGCTAAAGCCCAGTGTACCACTCagactttttacatttattttttatttttgtctgccTTATCCAGAGGTGTAGTTCCTCTGCAGTTGTTAAAGCTACTGGAAGCTCAGACGGGCAAAAAGATCCACCAGCTGTTTGACTACATCTGTGGAGTGAGCACGGGTGAGAAACAACAGACCTGCAAGTTCTTTCAAATAAACCCGGGACATATAGTCTATAAAATCCCTGTGCTTCTCCCTCTAAATATGTAGTTTCattgtgtgtctctgcatgtgttCGTTAAAGGTGCCGTTCTAGCCTTCATGCTGGGTCTGGCCCATTTTTCTCTGGAGGAGTGTGCTGACATGTATCGTCGATTTGGCTCTGAGGTGTTTCGACAGAACCCGCTGGTTGGCACCGTGAAGATGGGGTGGAGTCACTCTTACTATAACACAGAGACCTGGGAGACAATACTACAGTAAGCCCTAAATAGGTTACAACAACACACTCAACATGTAATAACATAGCATTTTAATCTTGTGTGActacattttttgtttctgtttagaGAAAAGTTGGGAGATAGAGTACTTATTAAAACAGCCAGGAATGAGATGAGTCCCAAGGTAAGAATATGGCTTTCACAATGTTTATTGACAACAAAATGATCATAAGGCACATAGCACTGATAAAATAGTGTCCCCTTGTTGAGACTACAGTTGCTAAAGTATTTCCTAAATTACCTCCTTTCCAGCATTCATGTCCCATTTGGCACAGGGTTTGTAATGTAAAGAGTGCTGTTTGTATCCGCTCAGGTTTCAGCAGTCAGCGCAGTAGTAAACTGGGGAACAAGTCCAAAAGCCTTTGTCTTTCGCAACTACAACCACAAACCAGGCTCTCTCAGTCGCTACGCGGGAGCCTCAGGCTGCCAGATGTGGCAGGCAGTTCGAGCATCATCAGCTGCACCGGGATACTTCCAGGAGTTCACCCTACAAAGTGACATTCACCAGGTAGGGTCCTGTATAAAATAAGTGCATTGAATCTGCATTTTATCTAATGACCAACAGGAGGCGACTCCACTAAATGAGAAAAGAAGACTGAATAAATTATCCTTTTCAAAGTAACCTCAGTTAACATTTCCCCAAGGTGTTGAGTGTCTCATTTGCTATTTTAAAGTCTTCTTCAATATATGAAGATGTTTATTCATAAAATGACTGTCCCATTTAGAGTAAAAATTGATGAGAACGCTAGCTGGTCTCATACATTTACTACCTTGGCTGTCATCCTAATACTGAATCTGAAAGGCATATCCACACTTTCTCCAACTATGGTCACCTTTggctaagaaaaaaaatctgagattGCCGAGGCCAAAATGCCAAAAGGCTTCAAATCATTAGTCCACAAACATCCTTGTGGCTGTCTCGATTCCTTTCATACTGTCTTGCCAGAAACTTTCAAACTTAATGAttcatttctgtctgtctttttagGATGGAGGAATTATCCTGAACAATCCCTGTGCCTTGGCTGTCCATGAGAGTCGTCTGTTGTGGCCCAATCAGCCCTTCCAATGTGTGCTGTCCCTCGGCACGGGTCGCTTTGACAACGTGAAGAGGACACCTGCCACCTCCACTAGCCTGAGGGCCAAAATCAGCAACCTGATCAGCAGTGCCACTGACACTGAAGGGGTCCACACTCTTTTGGACGACCTCCTGGCCCCAGACGTGTATTTTCGCTTCAACCCCATGTTGAGTGCTTTGGTATCCCTTGACGAGAGTCGGCCAAGGGCTCTGGACCAGCTGCAGAGTGACACCCAGAGCTACCTTGAGAGAAACAGGCTCAAACTGGCCAGGCTCTGTTTGGTGCTTGGAGCGGAGAGATCAGCTGTGAGCAGAACTAAGGACTGGATGAGTGAGAGGGCCTGGGAGGTGAAGCAGAGATGGGTTTGAGTAGGTACATTATCAGACTTGTCTacacagatgaatacatttacagactatgacaaaaagaaaagaaacacctTTAAAGTACAACAGCTAGTCCCTCTGCTggcatttaaagatttaaagacaaaaagaacataaagaaccagaaaaccttttttaagaaaatgtttcttaaaaaaGTGTTCTGGTTCTTTTTGCCTTTAAAGTATTATCGCCCCTTAGTTTTACAGTAAGACCTGGCAGAGTGATGGAAAACAATGCCTGTGTGTAGAGATAAAGTGGCAGAATGCAATCCCGCAAAAATTAAATCCTGGAAACCATTGGCAGTCATCCACTTATGACTTAACattaaacagatatctgcataaaAGTGCAGCTAACAATCTGCTCTTAGTCGCTTCACAACCCCAACTTCTTTGTTGTTTCACAAGTTGCTGATTGGACTgagaacaaagacaacacatggAAAAGGAGATCTTGGCTGGTTAATTCCTTGTCCCTTAGCGCTGGCAGTACCAGAGTTCCAAAAGTTGGCCATATCTCCCAGGGGCTATATTGCTGTGAGACAATGTCCAATGGGATACTTGGGTTCCGAGATTATTGAGACCTTTAAGGTTTCCGTTGGGTTCCTCTGTGGGTTGTTCAAAAAACTATTGAATGGATTGCCATGAAATGGCATTTAATGGACCCAGTTTGAATTCTGTGATCCATGACCATTGTTTAACGGTTTCATGATGGCATTTGTCATTTGTAGTCAAAAATCATCTCAATTGTTTTAccaatttaactgaaacttgtTGCAGACATTCATGCCCCCCTGAGGATGATTTGTGATCAAAATCTTGATCACTTTATCGCACCATCAGGCCAAAGTGTTAGTCCCTtcaatatttacctttttattgaGCCTCTGTAGCATTTTGTGTCATGTACTTTACTTACATTAAGCATTTGATTGATGAAGTAAGCACTTTTCatgcactttatttaaaaacacttgtGTACACTAATATTAACATGTGACAtcagtcacttttctcagtgtttttaatttgagcACAAGCTTAAATCATACCTCCATGTGACATAATGGCTGTGTACATTACTGgctgattttatttgttttgaataaatGGATATTTATGATTAACACTGCTTCCTCTTTATGAAACACCTTAAAGACCAGTTTGGTCAATCTGGTCTTGTCAAATGATGTAAGACTTTATCAATGAAGGAGAAATCATCCAATCACTTGAATGTGACGGGCTAAATCCCCCCCATGTGTTCTGGAAGCTGAGCCTCCCCTGTCCACAATAGACTGACTTTGTTCCAGACAGAAAGGCCTTGTGTGAAAGAGCGTGCTTTCGTGCCAGCCAGAGTGAAGATACAAGGTCAGTAACCCACCCCCGTCAAACACTCTGAATATCAACAGAACACACAAGAAACATTCTGAATTATTTGAACTTGTATGCATGCCGTAGGTCATGTTGCAAGATACAAGTTGAATTACCTTTAACCTAATCCATGAGGTAGTTCTAGACATATGCGTTCTGTATTATTCTCCCATCACAATGAAGATGACGTTATATGTGTTTGTGGATTTCACAATGGATTTATTATAACAGACCCTGTGACCAAAACTCAGGGAAGCCATCCTGGTGGGCAACATGGGCAACGGTTATCTTGCCTGACATCTGCTTTAGGAATAAAAAGTGACAACATCACAACTGGATGCTTCTGGAAAAGTGAAGCTGACTGAGAGGGTGATGTTGTCAATCCACTGGGAAAGAAGATGAGAAGAAAGTAAGAGTTTGCTTTCGCTGCAACGAGGGGAAAAGGGGGAGCAAAGAGAAGAGACGACACTTAAACTACACAAAGGTAGGTACAAAGGTTTTTAGCCAATTCTAAATATGTGGTTTTGTTTATAAAGTGCACAGTAATAAAGTGAAGAAAGACACTTAAGAAAAGCACTGTAGAGTGTATCAACCCATGAAGGGGTGCTTTAATCCCTGAAGCTGTAGTTCAAGATGCTTATCAATGGAAGTCAAGGTTTGAATGATGTCATTGTCTGAGTTGAGAAGTGGGACGGATCTAAAACTGCTTCATCAGATTTTTGAGTTGGAACTACACGTTGTTCTGCTATACCTGCCATTTAGATGACTTtacatcacattttttattagTCAATATTCCGACAACCGGTGTGTACATTATGAACTGTTTTATCTTACAATCTAACGGTAGGAAAATAACTTAGCTATGCTAGCAGTGTCACAATTGCACTGACAGTTTTTTCCACCTCTTTGGTTTGGACCATTAACTGGATATAAACAAAGACAATGCGTCTCTATCTCTTTCTGTTGTACAAAACTGGAGACAAAATACTAAATAATGGGCTCTGACATATTAGTGCCCGTTATAAATGTCTCTCTTAGTCATGattgtctacaatgagtgagaagcatgaGTCCCGCCAGCTGCACTGTTGTCAGAGccttgtttacatcatgtttacatggacgggacggccttgcctataaagctgtttaagtcaaggacGAGAGAAAAGTAGAATAAcatagcctactcactgcttatgtggatgtcacataagtgtctttagattacggtcattccgtgtcaatttaTGAAGAtgtgagttaaccaaagtgtgctaacattagcctgctaacacaacaacgcaaGCCACACgcaattgcagctcaagcaaaggacaattttgtctgcggCTTGCTCTTAATTGTGCTTTTACGATGCGTTCTGATTGATAACTCCTCCGTGCAAActtgagtggagaggggttagAGGGATGCCACAggaaacagcagtttgttttggtttagtgctggtcacacattcttcctttaacctaCCTGATATATTATTTCCCTTAGGTTGGTACGGCACAACAAAATATTGTGCCGATTTGAAGCAGGCACTCTGGTTATAGAAAGTCTAAGGACTCGTATTGActctttcctcctctactcCACTAATGTGGTAAAGATTGCGGCAGGAGCCcaatttgtcaaaaaaaaaaaaaaaaatcagagaaattAACACTTGGACATAAATAAGGATGTAGGGAGGATTTTTACTTCtagtacctacactgcaagctaccgcacgctagcacaaTCTAACTGCCAATGTTTGGCGCCTGCC
This region of Labrus bergylta chromosome 12, fLabBer1.1, whole genome shotgun sequence genomic DNA includes:
- the LOC109999984 gene encoding uncharacterized protein; amino-acid sequence: MFCNVRAGLVSGLVRLPTFANSRAIRVTPALCRHQHRTFSSESEDVKVLYDGLCPICVTEIRFLQFLQRDKPGKVDFIDISLPGYDGEKYKGVSYEMAMGEMHVIDEKNEVHCGVPAFAVMYSAVGLGWLGRFMMWPPVRPFMDKSYTIFAKNRLKWTGRGDECTTGRCEKKTN
- the LOC109999988 gene encoding calcium-independent phospholipase A2-gamma-like isoform X1, translating into MGRYLSTNSCSISLNKTWRSYCKIRYLMSLLRKHPRLTKAPLCLDLHGNSPLSPRHPSTFIRNATLKSLNQNDRGSTSYLFLRDFTKGVKHLQVVRFYSSSNRNTFKAEAPIGILDESQSNLNLSSLGARLGQSFNRLSRHINYYFKNREVLLSPENATLIVATPEYVGRSQRRSQSHWATRERKKTEGKRTTQTLTREEEQKSSGTASSAHNYSGLQLFHISSLATTFGESYSYVANHINTAFSRGFAMVQTQETSETLSPTRGTTRRLKMRKVPNSIILSSKEAEISQGTSDANQVAAEPNSPSSSWEEGYLQLARHINKYFGAKVTGHTTKEQLQVENNSTYKKHLSTKSNSQSQVPSSQQKQDEPIVPEGGGLFHSSSNDTNFGENFFQMAGHINQYFKGPSGSEEDIDRDLLLELDPGSATPEGLKIVTLMDCLRHPTSAIPDLLGAYLNPRAQTKSTSARTSPERILNKKFFLSHRRAEEMTQQLIGALVQASTPEALTACVDTLNEHLIRYPSCKAVMWQEKIAVTLLRKRRAHRDNLMLQSALRETLALIGYLDPVKGRGIRVLSIDGGGTRGVVPLQLLKLLEAQTGKKIHQLFDYICGVSTGAVLAFMLGLAHFSLEECADMYRRFGSEVFRQNPLVGTVKMGWSHSYYNTETWETILQEKLGDRVLIKTARNEMSPKVSAVSAVVNWGTSPKAFVFRNYNHKPGSLSRYAGASGCQMWQAVRASSAAPGYFQEFTLQSDIHQDGGIILNNPCALAVHESRLLWPNQPFQCVLSLGTGRFDNVKRTPATSTSLRAKISNLISSATDTEGVHTLLDDLLAPDVYFRFNPMLSALVSLDESRPRALDQLQSDTQSYLERNRLKLARLCLVLGAERSAVSRTKDWMSERAWEVKQRWV
- the LOC109999988 gene encoding calcium-independent phospholipase A2-gamma-like isoform X2, with product MTQQLIGALVQASTPEALTACVDTLNEHLIRYPSCKAVMWQEKIAVTLLRKRRAHRDNLMLQSALRETLALIGYLDPVKGRGIRVLSIDGGGTRGVVPLQLLKLLEAQTGKKIHQLFDYICGVSTGAVLAFMLGLAHFSLEECADMYRRFGSEVFRQNPLVGTVKMGWSHSYYNTETWETILQEKLGDRVLIKTARNEMSPKVSAVSAVVNWGTSPKAFVFRNYNHKPGSLSRYAGASGCQMWQAVRASSAAPGYFQEFTLQSDIHQDGGIILNNPCALAVHESRLLWPNQPFQCVLSLGTGRFDNVKRTPATSTSLRAKISNLISSATDTEGVHTLLDDLLAPDVYFRFNPMLSALVSLDESRPRALDQLQSDTQSYLERNRLKLARLCLVLGAERSAVSRTKDWMSERAWEVKQRWV